The following nucleotide sequence is from Oligoflexia bacterium.
GTCTTCGAATGAGAAGCTTTGCGTCTTCCAAAATTTTAATGTGTTTAGAAACCGCCGCCAGGGACATCTTAAATGGTTTCGCAAGCTCAGTGATGGTATGCGCTTTTCTGCCCGCCAAAGCCATTATCTGGCGACGCGTGGAATCAGAAAGTGCATAAAAAAGCAGGTCTAGTTGTGCAGCTTGAATGTTAACCATATGGTTAAATATTAAAACGACTCTAATTAATAGTCAACCATTTGGTATTCATTGAAATTTTACAAAAATTCTTACAAGGTAGCTGATTTTAATGCACATGCTAAGTTATTATTAGTTATTAGTAGCGCTAACCAAATTTGTCTTATCAACACCTAAAGGTGCCGTAAACCGTCATCGGATATATTTAAATCAGCTCTATATCGAACAGGCATTCAAATACAGGGTGGAACATTCCTTGCTAAACATTCTCATGCTAAGGTTATTGTTTACTTTTTTTTGGAGCGATCTATATGAACCGAATTGTATCTCTTGTTGTTTTAGCGAGCTTTGTATCAAGCACTACTGTATTGGCTAAAACAAATTATCATCAAGATCAACAGACTTCAACAATGCCTAGTGAGTCAGTTAAAGGCCCCCAGGAATTAACCAAAGCAGAAGCAGATGAATTACTGCGGGCGTTGAAAGAAGAGTTGGCAAAAGGCGAAGAAGCCGAACGAACTGCTTTAAAAGAAAGTTACGATTCTGTAGACAAAATGATGGAAGAATTAAATGCAGATGGCAAAATTCAAATTGATAATCTCATAATTGCCGGCAGTCCAGAGCCCACCTCAAATACTGCTCCTGTAATCGTAATCGGTTTGAAAAAACCCCTTGATGTAGCCTATGCAAAAACAAGTTTTTCTAATGAATTAAAAAAAGAACTGATCCTTAATAGCAAAGTCGCAATCAAACATTCTCTTATGGGTGCTCGTGATGCTATTTTAAATTTATTACCTGAAATCTATTACCAAATTAGTGATAGCTCACAAGCTGTATATGTTTTGGTTAGTGGTGAGGACGACCTTCCTTTTGAACCTAAGTCTTCAATATTCAGACTTGTACTTCAAAATGGAGTGAAAGCTCCCATCGTTTTAGGAAGTGAAGTACTTAGCGTTATTAAGAGCGGCGATCCAAAACAAATTTTTCATTTAATCGGTGGAACCGCAGCTACGATTTTCATACCTGTAAATAAATTAAACTCAGCCCTTAAAACGGCAAAAGTAAGAGCTGCTGCAAAATCTAAAAACCCCACAAATCTGAAAATGGCAAATAATGAAAACACTACA
It contains:
- a CDS encoding metalloregulator ArsR/SmtB family transcription factor, with product MVNIQAAQLDLLFYALSDSTRRQIMALAGRKAHTITELAKPFKMSLAAVSKHIKILEDAKLLIRRREGRIHFCTLDARQLKTAEACIKFYTKFWNQRLDLLAQNLEAPHGKRK